A DNA window from Centroberyx gerrardi isolate f3 chromosome 3, fCenGer3.hap1.cur.20231027, whole genome shotgun sequence contains the following coding sequences:
- the hpf1 gene encoding histone PARylation factor 1 produces the protein MTGRAKRKPKSIQGSGSGNGALKKARPDESTAVPLSEVGSDQRDEVVHLYKLQMPEDLYHFWDFCKGLCPDNPRDALVDTLGLRLVGPFDILAEAHKNSQNPQPNFHLHWRYFYDPPEFQTILQGSGDSQHHMGYYRDTPDSLPSFVGENDAKKGCSITQMGDNVFAAVHLYLLKKRKERGSQKAGGEALGNLEAKLRGRAETLGFSLEQKTKGMKQRDKKVVTKTFHGAGIVVPVDKNDVGYRELPETDAGLKKICKAIAEARNDEERVKAFGPLQEMITFVQFANDECDYGMGYELGIDLFCYGSHYFYKVIRQLLPMAYSLLKRNLFGEILEAHLSSRSRDNLDQLSAQ, from the exons ATGACAGGGCGCGCGAAAAGAAAACCCAAATCTATTCAG gggtctgggtcagGCAATGGGGCGCTGAAGAAAGCCCGTCCTGATGAATCCACAGCAGTGCCGCTGTCAGAGGTGGGTTCAGACCAACGGGATGAGGTGGTGCATCTGTACAAGCTTCAAATGCCAGAAGATCTGTACCACTTCTGGGACTTCTGCAAGGGGCTTTGTCCTGACAACCCTCGGG ATGCGCTGGTAGACACACTGGGTTTGCGGCTGGTTGGTCCTTTCGACATTCTGGCAGAAGCTCACAAAAACTCCCAGAATCCTCAGCCTAACTTCCACCTTCATTGGAGGTATTTTTATGACCCACCGGAGTTTCAGACCATCCTTCAGGGGAGTGGGGACAGCCAGCACCACATGGGCTATTACAG AGACACTCCAGACTCCCTTCCTTCATTTGTTGGGGAGAATGATGCCAAGAAGGGCTGCAGTATAACACAGATGGGGGACAACGTGTTTGCAGCTGTCCA CCTGTACCTgttgaagaagaggaaagagaggggcaGCCAGAAGGCAGGGGGGGAAGCCTTGGGAAACTTGGAGGCAAAGCTGAGAGGCAGGGCGGAGACTCTGGGCTTCTCTCTAGAGCAGAAGACCAAAGGCATGAAGCAGAGGGACAAGAAG GTGGTCACCAAGACATTCCATGGTGCCGGCATCGTTGTGCCTGTAGACAAGAACGATGTGGGGTACAGAGAACTACCAGAAACAGATG CTGGTCTCAAGAAGATCTGCAAGGCCATTGCTGAAGCGCGGAATGATGAAGAGCGGGTGAAAGCCTTCGGACCGCTCCAGGAGATGATCACTTTTGTTCAGTTTGCCAACGATGAGTGTGACTACGGCATGGGTTATGAGCTAGGAATAGACCTCTTCTGCTATGGCTCCCAC TACTTCTACAAGGTGATCAGGCAGCTTCTGCCCATGGCCTACAGCTTGCTGAAAAGGAATTTGTTTGGGGAGATCCTGGAGGCCCACCTCTCCAGCCGCTCCCGTGACAACCTGGACCAACTCTCTGCCCAGTAA